In Myxococcus stipitatus, the following are encoded in one genomic region:
- the nth gene encoding endonuclease III: MTYNGRVPGRETAAAKRERAVKVMERLEASMPDARIELDFQSPLQLLVAVMLSAQCTDKRVNMVTPALFERFPTAKAYAAVEPSDVEPFIRTCGLYRAKAKNIVATAKILVEQHAGEVPLQRELLAELPGVGRKTAGVVCIHLGGDNAFPVDTHVKRLAGRLGFTTKEDPDKVEKDMQDVLPPERWMMGHQLLVWHGRRTCFARAPECQRCVVADLCPKKGVAASSAKPKPAARAKP; encoded by the coding sequence GTGACATACAACGGCCGCGTGCCAGGACGTGAGACTGCAGCAGCAAAGCGCGAACGCGCGGTGAAGGTCATGGAACGGCTGGAGGCTTCCATGCCCGATGCTCGCATCGAGTTGGACTTCCAATCCCCCTTGCAACTGCTGGTCGCGGTGATGCTCTCCGCCCAGTGCACGGACAAGCGGGTCAACATGGTCACCCCCGCCCTGTTCGAGCGCTTCCCCACCGCGAAGGCCTACGCAGCCGTCGAGCCCTCGGACGTGGAGCCCTTCATCCGCACCTGCGGACTGTACCGGGCCAAGGCCAAGAACATCGTCGCGACGGCGAAAATCCTGGTGGAGCAACACGCGGGAGAAGTGCCCCTCCAGCGAGAGCTCCTCGCCGAGCTTCCCGGCGTGGGCCGCAAGACGGCGGGCGTGGTGTGCATCCACCTGGGCGGCGACAACGCCTTCCCCGTCGACACCCACGTGAAGCGGCTGGCCGGGCGGCTCGGCTTCACCACGAAGGAGGACCCGGACAAGGTCGAGAAGGACATGCAGGACGTGCTGCCGCCGGAGCGGTGGATGATGGGCCACCAGCTCCTGGTGTGGCACGGGCGGCGGACGTGCTTCGCCCGCGCTCCCGAGTGCCAGCGCTGCGTCGTGGCGGACCTGTGCCCCAAGAAGGGCGTGGCGGCGTCTAGCGCGAAGCCGAAGCCGGCTGCTCGCGCGAAGCCTTGA
- the def gene encoding peptide deformylase has translation MVRDILIWPDPILKQKATPVTKVDDSIRALVKDMFETMYAADGVGLAAPQIGVLKRVIVLDTTPRQPDAKPLAMINPELIALEGETTYTEGCLSLPGESEDVDRAAIVTVKYLDVDGNEQTLRCDELLAIAVQHETDHLNGTVFVDHVSTLKREFIRKRMKRLKASREQPASASR, from the coding sequence ATGGTCCGTGACATCCTTATCTGGCCCGACCCCATCCTGAAGCAGAAGGCCACGCCCGTGACGAAGGTGGACGACTCCATCCGCGCGCTGGTGAAGGACATGTTCGAGACGATGTACGCCGCCGACGGCGTGGGGCTCGCGGCCCCACAGATTGGCGTGCTCAAGCGTGTCATCGTCCTGGACACCACGCCGCGTCAGCCCGACGCGAAGCCCCTGGCGATGATCAACCCGGAGCTCATCGCGCTCGAGGGTGAGACGACCTACACCGAGGGCTGCCTCTCCCTCCCGGGCGAGTCGGAGGACGTGGACCGCGCCGCCATCGTCACGGTGAAGTACCTGGACGTGGACGGCAACGAGCAGACGCTGCGCTGCGACGAATTGCTGGCCATCGCCGTGCAACACGAGACGGACCACCTGAATGGCACCGTCTTCGTGGACCACGTCTCCACGTTGAAGCGCGAGTTCATCCGCAAGCGGATGAAGCGGCTCAAGGCTTCGCGCGAGCAGCCGGCTTCGGCTTCGCGCTAG
- a CDS encoding DnaJ domain-containing protein: protein MGAPVLLVHDDIATIAAVRRLLTREGHEVILATSAADALIAYGHYLPALIVLAPGVESGRGRLVLEELLQHPDGKSARVLLLGESIAGFSAPVAPLPLDGTNFVALVDSLLRAPSDADAWHVLENRTLVGAEEGAGRGAEEAEAWHATAPGAVAGDPTLANALFGDLAPLHQADWELAAMTREERTARAEEQHLRSTLDVRATLEQANQEAEAAALASSQSALAGGGEDWGAAAAGGGDEAFDGSALPAGEVFRAEGDHGGAVSPGGAGGAGSEFGAAASEGAQDWGAESHPASGDGAGASEGEQGWGAESPPASMHDAGASEGAQDWGGDSNPGREYRTDASGGSGADPVATYGVDASADPQAWGEENNPSGAFSAESPEGSQGWGADGHVAGTYGADVSAGAQAWSEEGQPADTSHPAWSEEGEAATASSAGAPSGDAGTETWSTHGNPGGSYSADASSEDAGAQAWGEGGDTASTHGTDAPSGDAGVQPWGADPDAESGYGVAAFAGASGEAPEGRSGFESDALAATGPDAFANTGPQELGGDGGVSDALDAAAVDAAYGAAELSESATENHGDVFSEGFSNAMVDASGASGPSTVLYGVNSPEVAALAEWKAASSGAESEQDSPPVGKLAWTEEPVSVPVSRPVALAPRLGDEGFFDVDTPEPSHDDALSAAEAELAAMRGEGPRVEAPLDSGAWTELPPDPEIENALSGSPGEAASAAEAPAPETPSAADTEPEGLEDEESLPASPWDVLEAELQAKVRQEDGEEPLPQQERSGEEAHSDETWAADAPTAGDGVPGAALKPGRETPVFGMVMAEASTESIHHAVTSSHAAHSMEPETSASVAFMDEGGTSTSVQQVSTDATRAPSPAMDVSAGWFDAEPEAALPADPSTSEQGLASVEPDAPVETRDVAPAAANTAHDEEFERQLEEAHERVHALKAMLEQEVALRQDAERRVSESREQSESLLHSLQSRFDSLEEEHSREAALRAEVEHQLEDARVKGERQRREFDAELSGLQSRLDDAESRVEAEARARASVEATAKATLERIEAREQDFAELRSLLDAVKVEARELAREGAEALARGEVQAKDALLARDDAQERADQEGLARSAAQSRLVELESKLQQLELAKDEAETKAAAATQALKEIEARFESEAAERVEAEARAEAEVQARRSLEARVKAVEVALVEAEARTGAEALARAEVEARAAAVDAARLEMESRVKMESRARAEAEAQLELESRARLEAETRAETEGRAREETESRAKAEVHALAELESQASSEARERLAREVQARAEAEAKAASESKRRAEAEARAELESQARAAAEEKAEAEAKRREEAELLAELESKARSEAEEKAKLESKLRAEADAKAELETLARFEAEEKAEAESKLRAEADAKAELETLVRLEAEEKVEAEARLRAEAEAKAESEARQRTVSETRAELTASESEEAEARAEAESKRRADAEARAEAESKRRAEAEARAESESKLRAEAEAKAELESQARAEAEEQTESESKRRADAEARAESESKLRAEAEAKAESSEQQRIALEARAESESKRSEAAEARAQAEAAVRAETEARVQKALQAQSEAEARAKTEGRQRTVLEVRLDAEARQRAEVESRIAEQAQARSDAEARLQSESTRFTEQLTEVQSQLQRTESELARLRAEHEEARKSLEALHAEKAKLEVDSAEERVRAERERQELEERARREAEEAAAQARAALLPLEAPPGRPELAVSRSGSVTQEGLARLVLRLCEARMEVRLELKVMNALRVLWLRDGSLVGAVSSASGESLVDRARADGLIDARQEGELRLVRSATTGALLDALRGRGYLRESESVPLVQRYTEQVFLDALSEPSTLYRLVQEPAPHEVALAAATRPPLYLLAEALRNTLTGESLLEAAGSLRARVARGELHLSPDDFGLPSRDLQLLSQVDGEHTLEALLLGAGVPQDAALKALSVARTLGLITLQPSDVEDPDAFPPELDVRRLEAKFEEIQDADYFAVLGLARTAGGEEVKRAYELLAAEFHPLRFAGHPDPALQHRAQQIRSVLSEAAQALGDDRLRAEYARSLLD from the coding sequence ATGGGCGCACCGGTCCTACTCGTCCACGACGACATCGCCACCATCGCCGCAGTGCGGCGCCTGCTCACCCGCGAAGGGCACGAGGTCATCCTCGCCACCTCCGCCGCGGATGCGCTGATTGCCTACGGGCATTACCTGCCGGCGCTGATTGTGTTGGCGCCTGGCGTCGAGAGCGGCCGAGGCCGGCTGGTGTTGGAGGAATTGCTCCAGCATCCGGACGGCAAGTCGGCACGGGTGTTGTTGCTGGGCGAGTCCATCGCCGGGTTCAGTGCGCCGGTGGCGCCGCTGCCCTTGGATGGAACGAACTTCGTGGCGTTGGTGGATTCGTTGCTGCGGGCGCCGTCGGATGCGGACGCCTGGCATGTCCTGGAGAACCGGACGCTGGTGGGGGCGGAGGAGGGAGCGGGGCGGGGGGCGGAGGAGGCTGAGGCGTGGCATGCGACGGCGCCGGGGGCGGTGGCGGGAGACCCCACGCTGGCGAACGCGCTTTTCGGGGACCTGGCGCCGTTGCATCAGGCGGACTGGGAGCTCGCGGCGATGACGCGCGAGGAGCGCACGGCGAGGGCGGAGGAGCAGCACCTCCGCTCGACGTTGGACGTGCGGGCGACGCTCGAGCAGGCGAACCAGGAGGCGGAGGCGGCGGCGCTGGCCTCCAGTCAATCGGCGTTGGCGGGCGGAGGCGAGGACTGGGGCGCGGCGGCGGCGGGCGGAGGGGACGAGGCATTCGACGGGAGCGCGCTGCCAGCGGGAGAGGTGTTCCGGGCCGAGGGGGACCACGGCGGAGCGGTATCGCCCGGTGGCGCGGGAGGAGCGGGGAGCGAGTTCGGCGCGGCTGCGTCCGAGGGCGCACAGGACTGGGGCGCTGAGAGCCATCCCGCGAGTGGGGACGGCGCGGGAGCTTCCGAGGGCGAGCAGGGGTGGGGAGCAGAGAGCCCCCCTGCGAGCATGCACGACGCAGGTGCTTCCGAGGGCGCACAGGACTGGGGGGGGGACAGCAATCCCGGGCGCGAGTACCGCACGGATGCGTCGGGAGGTTCAGGTGCGGACCCCGTCGCCACCTACGGCGTGGATGCATCAGCGGACCCGCAAGCCTGGGGCGAGGAGAACAACCCCTCGGGCGCATTCAGCGCGGAGTCGCCAGAAGGTTCGCAGGGCTGGGGTGCTGATGGCCACGTAGCGGGTACCTACGGCGCGGATGTTTCGGCGGGAGCACAAGCCTGGAGTGAGGAAGGTCAGCCCGCAGACACAAGCCATCCAGCCTGGAGTGAGGAAGGCGAAGCCGCGACCGCATCCAGTGCGGGTGCGCCATCAGGCGATGCCGGGACGGAGACGTGGAGCACGCACGGTAATCCCGGTGGCAGCTACAGCGCGGATGCCTCATCCGAAGACGCGGGAGCACAAGCCTGGGGCGAGGGCGGTGATACCGCGAGCACTCACGGAACGGATGCGCCGTCAGGTGATGCGGGAGTTCAGCCTTGGGGCGCAGATCCGGATGCGGAGAGCGGCTACGGAGTCGCTGCCTTCGCTGGGGCTAGCGGAGAGGCCCCGGAAGGTCGCTCCGGCTTCGAGTCGGACGCGCTTGCCGCAACGGGACCCGATGCATTCGCGAACACCGGACCGCAAGAGCTGGGCGGGGATGGCGGTGTCTCCGATGCACTGGACGCAGCGGCCGTGGATGCGGCGTATGGCGCAGCGGAGCTCTCCGAGAGTGCCACGGAGAATCACGGCGACGTGTTCTCCGAGGGGTTCTCCAACGCGATGGTGGACGCGAGCGGCGCGAGTGGCCCTTCGACTGTCCTCTATGGCGTGAACTCCCCTGAGGTCGCGGCACTGGCGGAGTGGAAGGCCGCGTCATCGGGAGCCGAATCGGAGCAGGACTCGCCTCCCGTGGGGAAGCTCGCGTGGACGGAGGAGCCAGTCTCCGTACCCGTCTCGAGGCCCGTGGCATTGGCGCCTCGGCTTGGAGATGAGGGCTTCTTCGACGTCGATACGCCCGAGCCCTCGCATGACGACGCGCTCTCCGCTGCCGAAGCGGAGTTGGCGGCGATGCGTGGCGAGGGACCTCGTGTGGAGGCTCCGCTTGATTCCGGGGCATGGACGGAGTTGCCGCCCGACCCCGAGATTGAGAACGCGCTGAGCGGTAGCCCGGGTGAGGCGGCCTCGGCCGCCGAGGCACCTGCTCCCGAAACACCCTCTGCCGCTGACACCGAGCCAGAAGGTCTGGAGGACGAGGAGTCACTCCCTGCTTCGCCCTGGGACGTGCTGGAGGCGGAGCTGCAAGCCAAGGTGCGGCAGGAGGACGGCGAGGAGCCGCTGCCCCAGCAAGAGCGGAGCGGTGAGGAGGCTCACTCGGATGAGACCTGGGCGGCGGATGCCCCCACGGCAGGAGATGGCGTGCCCGGGGCGGCCTTGAAGCCGGGCCGAGAGACTCCCGTCTTCGGCATGGTCATGGCCGAAGCCAGCACCGAGTCGATCCACCACGCGGTGACGTCGAGTCACGCAGCGCACTCCATGGAGCCCGAGACCTCCGCGTCCGTTGCGTTCATGGACGAGGGTGGAACCTCCACATCGGTGCAACAGGTCTCCACGGACGCAACGAGGGCACCTTCTCCCGCGATGGATGTGTCCGCGGGGTGGTTCGACGCCGAGCCCGAAGCAGCCCTGCCAGCCGACCCGTCGACGAGCGAGCAAGGTCTCGCGTCCGTCGAACCTGACGCGCCGGTTGAAACCCGCGACGTGGCACCTGCTGCAGCGAACACAGCGCACGACGAGGAGTTCGAGCGGCAGCTCGAGGAAGCACACGAGCGAGTCCACGCGCTGAAAGCCATGCTGGAGCAGGAGGTCGCGCTGCGCCAGGACGCCGAGCGTCGAGTCAGCGAGTCGCGCGAACAAAGCGAGTCCTTGCTCCACTCCCTCCAGTCGCGTTTCGACTCGTTGGAGGAAGAGCACTCGCGAGAGGCGGCGCTGCGGGCGGAAGTGGAGCATCAGCTCGAGGATGCTCGAGTGAAGGGAGAGCGTCAGCGTCGCGAGTTCGATGCGGAACTCAGCGGTCTCCAGTCGCGACTCGACGACGCGGAGTCCCGAGTGGAAGCGGAGGCCCGCGCGAGGGCTTCGGTGGAAGCGACCGCGAAGGCGACGTTGGAGCGCATCGAGGCGCGGGAGCAGGACTTCGCCGAACTGAGGAGTCTGCTGGACGCGGTGAAGGTGGAAGCGCGGGAGTTGGCGCGCGAGGGGGCGGAGGCGCTCGCGAGAGGAGAGGTTCAAGCGAAGGATGCGCTCCTCGCGAGGGACGATGCGCAGGAGCGTGCGGACCAGGAGGGCCTGGCGCGTTCGGCGGCACAGTCGCGGCTGGTCGAACTGGAATCGAAGCTCCAGCAGCTGGAGTTGGCGAAGGACGAGGCCGAGACGAAAGCTGCCGCGGCGACGCAGGCGCTGAAGGAGATCGAGGCCCGCTTCGAGTCCGAGGCAGCCGAGAGGGTGGAGGCCGAGGCGCGCGCCGAGGCCGAGGTGCAGGCGCGGCGAAGTCTGGAAGCGCGAGTGAAGGCCGTGGAGGTGGCGCTCGTCGAGGCGGAGGCGAGGACGGGGGCGGAGGCCTTGGCGCGAGCGGAGGTGGAGGCTCGTGCGGCGGCGGTGGATGCGGCGCGGCTCGAGATGGAGTCGCGGGTGAAGATGGAGTCTCGGGCGCGGGCGGAGGCGGAGGCTCAACTGGAGCTGGAGTCTCGGGCGAGACTGGAAGCCGAGACCCGCGCGGAGACCGAGGGCCGCGCACGAGAGGAGACGGAGTCGCGAGCCAAGGCCGAGGTTCATGCGCTCGCGGAGCTGGAGTCGCAGGCTTCGTCGGAGGCGCGCGAGCGATTGGCGCGGGAAGTCCAGGCTCGAGCCGAGGCCGAAGCGAAAGCGGCGTCCGAGTCCAAGCGGCGCGCCGAAGCCGAGGCGAGAGCCGAGCTGGAATCGCAGGCCCGAGCCGCGGCCGAGGAGAAGGCAGAGGCCGAGGCGAAGCGGCGCGAGGAAGCCGAATTGCTCGCGGAGTTGGAGTCGAAGGCGAGGTCCGAAGCCGAGGAGAAGGCGAAGTTGGAGTCGAAGCTCCGCGCGGAAGCCGACGCGAAGGCGGAGCTGGAGACGCTCGCGAGGTTCGAAGCCGAGGAGAAGGCTGAGGCCGAGTCCAAGCTGAGGGCCGAAGCCGACGCGAAGGCGGAGTTGGAGACGCTGGTCAGGCTCGAAGCCGAGGAGAAGGTCGAGGCCGAAGCCAGGTTGCGAGCCGAGGCCGAAGCGAAAGCCGAGTCCGAAGCCAGGCAGCGCACGGTCTCGGAGACCCGCGCGGAGCTCACCGCCAGCGAGAGCGAAGAGGCCGAAGCGAGAGCCGAAGCCGAATCGAAGCGGCGAGCCGACGCCGAGGCGCGAGCCGAAGCCGAATCGAAGCGGCGAGCCGAAGCTGAAGCGAGGGCCGAGTCCGAATCGAAATTGCGCGCCGAGGCCGAGGCGAAAGCCGAGCTGGAGTCGCAAGCGAGAGCCGAGGCCGAAGAGCAGACCGAATCCGAGTCGAAGCGGCGAGCCGACGCCGAAGCAAGAGCCGAGTCCGAGTCGAAGCTGCGCGCCGAAGCCGAGGCGAAAGCCGAGTCGAGCGAGCAGCAGCGAATCGCCTTGGAAGCAAGAGCGGAGTCGGAGTCGAAGCGGTCCGAGGCGGCGGAAGCGCGAGCGCAGGCCGAGGCCGCGGTCCGCGCGGAGACGGAAGCCCGAGTCCAGAAGGCGCTGCAGGCCCAGTCCGAGGCGGAAGCGAGGGCCAAGACGGAAGGCCGTCAGCGTACGGTGCTGGAAGTCCGTCTGGACGCCGAGGCCCGTCAGCGAGCCGAAGTGGAGTCTCGAATCGCCGAGCAGGCTCAGGCGCGAAGCGACGCGGAAGCGCGCCTCCAGTCCGAGTCCACGCGCTTCACCGAGCAGCTCACGGAGGTTCAATCCCAGCTCCAACGGACCGAGTCGGAGCTCGCCCGGTTGCGCGCGGAGCACGAGGAGGCTCGCAAGTCGCTGGAGGCGCTGCATGCGGAGAAGGCGAAGCTGGAAGTGGACTCGGCGGAGGAGCGGGTTCGCGCCGAGCGGGAGCGACAGGAACTCGAGGAGCGAGCTCGTCGCGAAGCGGAGGAGGCCGCCGCGCAGGCTCGGGCCGCGTTGCTCCCGCTGGAGGCGCCACCGGGGCGTCCCGAGCTCGCCGTCTCCCGCAGCGGCAGCGTGACGCAGGAGGGCCTTGCCCGTCTGGTGCTCCGGCTCTGCGAGGCGCGCATGGAGGTGCGCCTGGAGCTGAAGGTGATGAACGCGCTGCGCGTGTTGTGGCTCCGGGATGGCTCGCTGGTGGGCGCCGTCTCCTCCGCGTCGGGTGAGTCGCTGGTCGACCGTGCCCGGGCGGATGGCCTCATCGACGCGAGACAGGAAGGGGAACTCCGCCTGGTGCGCAGCGCCACCACGGGGGCGTTGCTCGACGCGCTTCGAGGCCGGGGCTACCTGCGCGAGTCCGAATCCGTTCCCCTGGTGCAGCGCTACACGGAGCAGGTCTTCCTCGATGCGTTGTCCGAGCCCTCCACGCTGTACCGGCTGGTGCAGGAGCCGGCGCCGCACGAGGTGGCGCTCGCGGCGGCCACGCGTCCGCCGCTGTACCTGCTCGCGGAGGCGCTGCGCAACACGTTGACGGGAGAGTCCCTGCTGGAGGCCGCGGGAAGCCTCCGCGCACGAGTGGCTCGAGGTGAGCTGCATTTGTCACCCGATGACTTCGGCCTGCCATCGAGAGACCTTCAGCTGTTGTCCCAAGTGGATGGTGAGCACACGCTGGAGGCGCTGCTGCTGGGGGCGGGGGTACCGCAGGACGCGGCCCTGAAGGCGCTCTCGGTGGCGAGGACGCTGGGGCTCATCACGCTCCAGCCCTCCGACGTCGAGGACCCGGACGCCTTCCCGCCCGAGTTGGATGTGCGCCGGCTGGAGGCGAAGTTCGAGGAGATTCAGGACGCGGACTACTTCGCCGTGCTGGGGCTTGCACGCACGGCGGGCGGCGAGGAGGTCAAGCGGGCCTACGAACTGCTCGCGGCCGAGTTCCACCCGCTGCGCTTCGCGGGGCATCCAGACCCGGCGCTCCAGCACCGCGCGCAGCAGATTCGCAGTGTGTTGTCCGAGGCGGCTCAGGCGCTCGGAGATGACAGGTTGCGTGCCGAGTACGCGCGCAGTCTGCTCGACTGA
- the priA gene encoding replication restart helicase PriA has protein sequence MEQRALWDEPARGAEDEAPSPGSSGERTSRATPGRELSLQEQAATVAPAVSASPPVLASVAVGRPVRGEFTYSVPEDLASRLSPGQRVLVPFGRGTALGFYLGPAARPPGEKVRLKPIQRVLEDSPSLPKDLIALLRFAAEHYRYPLGEVIRGALPPGLSKPVDEKEAKPDVEHFAVALVNEVPPSLVRAHAQSAALAYLLAVGGSAPLEEVSHAIPGARAHLKSLATKGLVRIEEKKLEAGVKEGLIQGRPDRLTPEQDAAGGVLREALDTGAFQPFLLHGVTGSGKTEVYLRAAEHALSLGKGSLILVPEIALTPQLVGRFRSRFGAEVAVLHSALKDRERLFHWQALRKGEVKIAVGVRSAVFAPVENLGLIVVDEEHDPSFKQDDSLRYQARDLAVVRGKQAGAVVVLGSATPALETLENVKKGRYRLLELKRRVDDRPMPTIEMVDLRQERPRDGVVTDEAPILSPPLLAAMEETLGRGQQVILFLNRRGHSTVLLCEVCGVSLKCSACDVCMTHHRSQNRVVCHYCGLALPVPDRCLECTGPMLKLGIGTERVEAEVLERIPTARVARLDRDSATSAEKLTEMLAAFARRELDVLVGTQMVAKGHDFPGVTLVCVVMADTSLAIPDFRAAERTFHLLTQVAGRAGRGKDPGRVLVQTYNPDAEPVKRVLAHDFDGFAQQELEWRKALAYPPFARMASIRLEGEDAEQTAGVARHLGNLISRNMPPASVGVRLLGPAVAPIAKIRGKTRWQLLLKGPTHVALAPLLARVEAALVDVPSAVKVVIDVDPGAML, from the coding sequence ATGGAGCAGCGAGCGTTGTGGGACGAGCCGGCTCGGGGCGCGGAGGACGAGGCCCCCTCCCCGGGTTCCTCGGGGGAGCGCACCTCGCGTGCGACGCCTGGCCGGGAACTGTCGCTCCAGGAGCAGGCCGCTACAGTGGCCCCCGCCGTGAGTGCGAGCCCTCCCGTCCTGGCCTCCGTCGCCGTTGGCCGCCCCGTCCGGGGTGAGTTCACCTACTCCGTGCCGGAGGACCTCGCGAGCCGGCTTTCCCCCGGACAGCGCGTGCTGGTGCCCTTCGGCCGAGGCACCGCGCTGGGCTTCTACCTGGGGCCCGCGGCCCGGCCCCCTGGCGAGAAGGTCCGGCTCAAGCCCATCCAGCGCGTGCTGGAGGACTCCCCGTCACTGCCCAAGGACCTCATCGCGCTCTTGCGCTTCGCGGCCGAGCACTACCGCTATCCCCTGGGCGAGGTCATCCGCGGGGCCTTGCCTCCGGGCCTGTCGAAACCGGTGGACGAGAAGGAGGCGAAGCCCGACGTCGAGCACTTCGCGGTGGCGCTGGTGAACGAGGTGCCGCCTTCGCTGGTGCGGGCCCATGCGCAGTCCGCGGCGCTGGCCTACCTGCTGGCCGTGGGAGGAAGCGCGCCGCTGGAGGAGGTGAGCCACGCCATCCCAGGGGCGCGGGCACACCTCAAGAGCCTGGCCACGAAGGGCCTGGTCCGCATCGAGGAGAAGAAGCTGGAGGCGGGGGTGAAGGAAGGCCTGATTCAAGGCCGTCCGGACCGCCTCACTCCGGAGCAGGACGCGGCGGGCGGCGTCCTGCGCGAGGCGTTGGACACGGGGGCCTTCCAGCCGTTCCTGCTCCACGGCGTCACGGGCAGCGGGAAGACGGAGGTGTACCTGCGCGCGGCGGAGCATGCGCTGTCCCTGGGCAAGGGCAGCCTCATCCTCGTGCCGGAGATTGCGCTCACGCCGCAGCTCGTGGGCCGCTTCCGCAGCCGGTTCGGCGCGGAGGTGGCGGTGTTGCACTCGGCGTTGAAGGACCGGGAGCGGCTCTTCCACTGGCAGGCGCTTCGCAAGGGCGAGGTGAAGATCGCCGTGGGCGTGCGCTCGGCGGTGTTCGCGCCGGTGGAGAACCTGGGGCTCATCGTCGTGGACGAGGAGCACGACCCGTCGTTCAAGCAGGACGACAGCTTGCGCTACCAGGCGCGGGACCTGGCGGTGGTGCGCGGCAAGCAGGCGGGGGCGGTGGTGGTGCTGGGCTCGGCGACGCCCGCGCTGGAGACGCTGGAGAACGTGAAGAAGGGCCGCTACCGGCTCCTGGAACTCAAGCGGCGGGTGGACGACCGGCCGATGCCCACCATCGAGATGGTGGACTTGAGGCAGGAGCGTCCCCGCGACGGGGTGGTGACGGACGAGGCGCCCATCCTCAGCCCGCCCTTGTTGGCGGCGATGGAGGAGACGCTGGGCAGGGGCCAGCAGGTCATCCTCTTCCTCAACCGGCGGGGGCACAGCACGGTGTTGCTGTGTGAGGTGTGTGGGGTGTCGCTGAAGTGCAGTGCGTGTGACGTGTGCATGACGCACCACCGCTCGCAGAACCGGGTGGTGTGCCACTACTGCGGGTTGGCGTTGCCGGTGCCAGACCGGTGCCTGGAGTGTACGGGGCCGATGTTGAAGCTGGGCATCGGCACGGAGCGGGTGGAGGCGGAGGTGTTGGAGCGCATCCCGACGGCTCGGGTGGCGCGGTTGGACAGGGACTCGGCGACCAGCGCGGAGAAGTTGACGGAGATGCTGGCGGCGTTCGCCCGGCGGGAGCTGGACGTGCTGGTGGGCACGCAGATGGTGGCCAAGGGGCACGACTTTCCGGGGGTGACGCTGGTGTGTGTCGTGATGGCGGACACCTCGTTGGCGATTCCGGACTTCAGGGCGGCGGAGCGGACGTTCCACCTGTTGACCCAGGTGGCGGGGCGGGCGGGGCGAGGCAAGGACCCGGGGCGGGTGTTGGTGCAGACGTACAACCCCGACGCGGAGCCGGTGAAGCGGGTGTTGGCCCATGATTTCGATGGCTTCGCCCAGCAGGAACTGGAGTGGCGCAAGGCGTTGGCGTATCCGCCCTTCGCGCGGATGGCCTCCATCCGGCTGGAGGGGGAGGACGCGGAGCAGACGGCGGGGGTGGCCCGGCACCTGGGGAACCTCATCTCCCGGAACATGCCCCCGGCCTCGGTGGGGGTGCGGCTGTTGGGGCCGGCGGTGGCGCCCATCGCGAAAATCCGGGGGAAGACGCGCTGGCAGTTGCTGTTGAAGGGGCCGACACATGTGGCGCTTGCCCCGTTGCTCGCCAGGGTCGAAGCGGCCCTGGTGGACGTTCCGTCGGCGGTGAAGGTCGTGATCGACGTGGATCCGGGGGCCATGCTGTAG